In Sebaldella termitidis ATCC 33386, one DNA window encodes the following:
- a CDS encoding ATP-binding protein: MSEIFDAKSIAVLGIMEGIRKKPEMFIGSVSAEGLCNLVWEIIDNCVNEALEGFCNTIKVRLLKNNIIEVSDNGRGLPVDFYEKAGKSKLEVILTGKYIRGELTGGIYKLSRKKYKGGLVSVNGLSETLEAVVIKDGKVWYQKYHKGVPSGDIKKTGEKSEYIHGTVIRFRADREIFGELEYDYEILLAKLKEIRGIKVILCDERNEAAGKTESFYFNGEIREFLK; encoded by the coding sequence ATGAGTGAAATTTTTGATGCCAAGAGTATTGCTGTTCTTGGAATTATGGAAGGAATAAGAAAAAAGCCCGAGATGTTTATCGGCTCTGTGTCAGCTGAAGGGCTCTGCAATCTGGTATGGGAAATAATTGATAACTGTGTAAACGAAGCTTTAGAGGGATTTTGCAATACTATAAAGGTAAGACTGCTTAAAAATAATATAATAGAAGTATCTGATAACGGAAGAGGACTGCCTGTGGATTTTTACGAAAAAGCCGGTAAATCAAAGCTTGAGGTTATCTTAACGGGAAAATATATAAGAGGAGAATTAACAGGCGGTATTTACAAGCTTTCACGGAAAAAGTATAAGGGAGGTCTTGTTTCAGTTAACGGATTATCTGAAACTCTGGAGGCTGTAGTAATAAAAGACGGCAAAGTATGGTATCAGAAATATCATAAAGGAGTGCCGTCAGGAGATATAAAAAAGACAGGGGAGAAATCTGAATATATTCACGGGACTGTGATAAGATTCAGAGCTGACAGGGAAATTTTCGGGGAATTGGAATATGACTATGAAATTTTGCTTGCAAAATTAAAGGAAATCCGGGGAATAAAAGTAATTTTATGTGATGAAAGAAATGAAGCTGCCGGAAAAACAGAAAGTTTTTATTTTAACGGGGAAATTAGAGAGTTTCTTAAATGA
- a CDS encoding DeoR/GlpR family DNA-binding transcription regulator encodes MLKEERQQKILELLDEKQKVIASDLSQLFQVSEDTIRRDLKELDQKKLVRRVHSGALRIGPPVTDFEKRLKISNNLKENLARKALPYIQENTVILIDGGTTNLHLVNSLPINFKATVITNSPPIAMALAYHEQIEVLMIGGTLYKQSMVNLGIDTVEYLSNVRADTYIMGIYNIDDQIGISVPTISESLVKRKMASISTEIIGLVTLDKLGTVSNQIICPADTLTYLITENVNPNIAKLYTKQKVAVIQ; translated from the coding sequence ATGTTAAAAGAGGAGAGACAGCAAAAAATACTGGAACTGCTGGATGAAAAACAAAAAGTAATTGCAAGTGACCTGAGCCAGCTTTTTCAAGTTTCAGAAGACACTATAAGAAGAGATCTTAAAGAGCTGGATCAGAAAAAACTTGTCAGAAGAGTACACAGCGGTGCCCTTAGAATTGGTCCTCCGGTAACAGATTTTGAAAAAAGACTAAAAATTTCTAATAATCTTAAAGAAAATTTAGCAAGAAAAGCTCTTCCATATATTCAGGAAAATACTGTTATATTAATTGACGGAGGAACTACAAATTTGCATTTGGTTAATTCTCTTCCCATTAATTTCAAGGCAACAGTCATAACCAACAGTCCTCCGATTGCCATGGCTCTCGCATATCATGAACAGATAGAGGTACTTATGATAGGGGGAACCCTTTATAAACAATCAATGGTTAATCTTGGAATTGATACAGTGGAATATCTGAGTAATGTAAGGGCAGATACTTATATTATGGGAATTTATAATATTGATGATCAGATAGGAATAAGTGTACCTACGATATCAGAATCACTTGTAAAGAGAAAAATGGCATCTATTTCCACTGAAATTATCGGATTAGTTACTCTTGACAAGCTGGGGACTGTTTCCAACCAGATAATTTGTCCTGCTGATACATTAACTTATCTAATTACAGAAAACGTAAATCCAAATATAGCAAAACTATATACCAAACAAAAAGTTGCAGTTATTCAATAG
- a CDS encoding YfcE family phosphodiesterase, with product MKVLICSDSHKRLDIFQKVIDRELPEVVIFAGDHSTDALDMSYVYSGIKFFIVRGNTDYFDRDTSDELVIELEKEKILLVHGHLFGVKSYMSELEKEAESDGVSMCIFGHTHIPYYKEKNKIKYINPGAMQNGNYAIWEGKKIELRNVVNKYKN from the coding sequence ATGAAAGTACTAATTTGTTCTGACAGTCATAAGAGGCTGGATATATTTCAGAAGGTAATAGACAGAGAATTACCTGAAGTAGTGATATTTGCAGGAGATCACAGCACAGATGCATTAGATATGTCTTATGTATACTCCGGTATAAAATTTTTTATAGTAAGAGGAAATACAGATTATTTTGACAGGGATACATCAGATGAACTGGTAATAGAGCTGGAAAAAGAAAAGATACTTTTGGTACACGGTCATTTGTTCGGAGTAAAGTCATATATGAGTGAACTGGAAAAAGAAGCAGAGTCAGACGGTGTAAGCATGTGTATATTTGGTCATACCCATATTCCTTATTATAAGGAAAAGAATAAAATAAAATACATAAATCCAGGAGCAATGCAAAATGGAAATTATGCAATATGGGAAGGAAAAAAGATAGAATTAAGGAATGTTGTAAATAAATATAAAAACTAG
- the remB gene encoding extracellular matrix regulator RemB gives MYIYIENNNFIPLKDIILIIEHSDFVKDKKNRDYLNKYRKKIIDLSRKEPRTIIMTNEFIYISSYTNRALKMRAEEMENLKNL, from the coding sequence GTGTATATTTATATCGAAAATAATAATTTTATACCTCTGAAAGATATAATACTTATAATAGAACATTCTGATTTTGTGAAAGATAAAAAAAACAGAGACTATCTGAATAAATACAGAAAAAAAATAATCGATCTGAGCAGGAAAGAGCCTAGAACAATAATAATGACCAATGAATTCATATATATAAGCTCTTATACTAACAGAGCACTGAAGATGAGAGCAGAGGAAATGGAAAATCTGAAGAATCTGTAA
- a CDS encoding DUF721 domain-containing protein has translation MNKKKLNRIGEVSISRITENDRYMIHIIRKNWKKIVGDVIAEYSFPSFFSKGKLTVIVENNLIMSEMKMYRETILENVNEEFHGTAVSEIYIKGGKIHNNRDIYNEHKETEETAEITAEEKEKIERLFPDVENNELAERIKNIALNSKINEKILLKKGYIECERCGDLFLGEEEMCIKCRNELENEKMGRIKKLIEKNPVISYRETEREIEELTEGEFYKARDQLAEDLTLFVSELIEQNNLKEAGETAEKYALYRTGSSEVYIINKVKEELLNRLTKFLKLRGRI, from the coding sequence ATGAATAAAAAGAAACTGAACAGAATAGGTGAGGTAAGCATAAGCAGAATTACCGAAAATGACAGATATATGATACACATTATAAGAAAAAATTGGAAAAAAATAGTCGGGGATGTTATAGCGGAATATTCTTTCCCATCTTTTTTTAGTAAGGGAAAGTTAACTGTAATTGTGGAAAATAACCTTATTATGAGTGAAATGAAGATGTACAGGGAAACTATACTGGAAAATGTAAACGAAGAGTTTCACGGTACTGCAGTAAGTGAAATTTATATAAAAGGCGGGAAGATACATAATAACAGGGATATTTATAATGAGCATAAAGAGACAGAGGAAACAGCAGAGATAACTGCCGAGGAAAAAGAGAAAATAGAGAGACTTTTTCCTGATGTTGAAAATAATGAACTTGCAGAAAGAATAAAAAATATTGCATTAAATTCCAAAATTAATGAAAAAATACTTTTGAAAAAAGGATACATAGAATGTGAAAGATGCGGCGATTTATTCTTAGGTGAAGAAGAAATGTGCATAAAGTGCAGAAATGAACTGGAAAATGAAAAAATGGGGAGAATAAAAAAGCTTATAGAAAAAAATCCTGTAATAAGCTACAGAGAGACAGAAAGAGAAATAGAAGAACTGACAGAGGGGGAATTCTATAAAGCCAGAGATCAGCTGGCGGAAGATCTTACTTTGTTTGTATCGGAGCTTATAGAGCAGAATAACCTGAAAGAAGCAGGAGAAACTGCCGAAAAATATGCCTTATACAGAACAGGATCAAGTGAAGTATATATAATAAATAAAGTAAAAGAAGAGCTTTTGAACAGGCTTACCAAATTTTTGAAGCTGAGGGGAAGGATATAA
- the gyrB gene encoding DNA topoisomerase (ATP-hydrolyzing) subunit B has product MSDNYNAESITVLEGLEAVRKRPGMYIGSTSAKGLHHLVWEVVDNSVDEALAGFCDTIKVRVLEDNIIEVIDNGRGIPVEMHEKMGKSTLEVVLTVLHAGGKFNNDNYKVSGGLHGVGVSVVNALSETLEAIITKDGKVWYQKYHRGVPEEDIKQIGEAPEDAHGTTIRFKADGEIFETLEYDYEILLTRLKEMAYLNKGLRIILSDERQKDKPKTDDLHFEGGIRDFLSEIADDERVLDDIIYMDDSVELDNKKRVEVEIAMTYTISQREMVYSFVNNINTHEGGTHVSGYRTALTRVLNEISKQMGLVKDKDGSFQGSDVREGLVAILSIKIPEPQFEGQTKTKLGNSEITGVVSGIVGSSLKMYLEDHPKEASNIIEKILMSKKAREAAKKARELVLRKSSLEVGSLPGKLADCSSKDASECEIYIVEGDSAGGSAKQGRDRRFQAILPLRGKILNVEKAGIGRALENAEIRAMITAFGAGFGDEMDLEKLRYHKIIIMTDADVDGAHIRTLMLTFFYRHLRELINEGHIYIAQPPLYKVQAGKQIQYVYSDEQLQSVTKVMDQENKRYGIQRYKGLGEMNPEQLWETTMDPEVRTLLKVSLEDATYADKMFNVLMGDKVEPRRQFIEEHAQYVRNLDI; this is encoded by the coding sequence ATGAGCGATAATTATAACGCGGAGAGTATAACGGTCCTTGAGGGACTTGAGGCCGTTAGAAAAAGACCAGGAATGTACATTGGTTCCACATCGGCCAAGGGACTTCACCATTTAGTCTGGGAAGTAGTTGATAATAGTGTCGATGAGGCTTTGGCAGGATTTTGCGACACTATAAAAGTAAGAGTACTGGAAGATAATATAATAGAGGTAATCGATAACGGGAGAGGTATCCCGGTAGAAATGCACGAAAAAATGGGGAAGTCAACTCTTGAAGTAGTTTTAACAGTGCTGCATGCCGGAGGAAAATTTAATAATGATAACTATAAGGTTTCCGGAGGACTTCACGGGGTAGGGGTTTCAGTAGTTAATGCCCTTTCTGAAACCCTTGAGGCCATCATAACAAAAGACGGGAAAGTATGGTATCAAAAATATCACAGAGGAGTACCCGAAGAAGATATAAAGCAGATAGGCGAAGCGCCGGAAGATGCTCACGGAACTACAATAAGATTCAAAGCTGACGGTGAAATATTTGAAACGTTGGAATATGATTATGAAATTTTGCTTACAAGACTAAAGGAAATGGCTTATTTAAACAAAGGCTTAAGAATAATTCTAAGTGACGAGAGACAGAAAGATAAACCGAAAACAGACGATCTGCATTTCGAAGGGGGAATAAGAGACTTCCTTTCAGAGATAGCAGATGATGAAAGAGTGCTGGATGATATAATATACATGGATGATTCAGTGGAGCTGGACAACAAAAAAAGAGTAGAAGTGGAAATAGCCATGACATACACAATTTCACAAAGAGAAATGGTTTATTCATTCGTAAATAATATAAATACTCATGAGGGAGGAACACATGTAAGCGGCTACAGAACAGCACTTACAAGAGTTCTTAACGAGATTTCCAAGCAGATGGGACTGGTAAAGGATAAGGACGGTTCTTTTCAGGGATCTGATGTAAGAGAAGGTCTGGTGGCTATCTTAAGCATAAAAATTCCAGAACCGCAGTTCGAAGGACAGACAAAAACAAAGCTCGGAAACAGTGAAATAACAGGTGTAGTATCCGGAATAGTGGGAAGCTCGCTTAAGATGTATCTGGAGGATCATCCTAAAGAAGCTTCAAACATAATAGAAAAGATATTAATGTCGAAAAAGGCAAGAGAAGCTGCAAAAAAAGCAAGAGAGCTGGTACTAAGAAAGAGCTCGCTGGAAGTAGGCTCGCTTCCCGGAAAGCTGGCAGACTGTTCATCAAAAGATGCTTCAGAATGTGAAATATACATAGTCGAAGGAGATTCGGCAGGAGGTTCGGCAAAACAGGGAAGAGACAGAAGATTTCAGGCTATACTTCCTTTGAGAGGTAAAATATTAAACGTAGAAAAAGCAGGAATAGGAAGAGCTTTGGAAAATGCTGAAATAAGAGCAATGATTACTGCATTCGGAGCCGGATTCGGCGATGAAATGGATCTGGAAAAATTAAGATATCATAAGATAATAATCATGACTGATGCCGATGTGGACGGAGCACATATAAGAACACTGATGCTTACTTTCTTCTACAGACATCTGAGAGAGCTGATAAATGAGGGACACATATATATTGCACAGCCGCCGTTATATAAGGTACAGGCCGGAAAGCAGATACAGTATGTATATTCGGATGAGCAGCTGCAGAGTGTTACTAAAGTAATGGATCAGGAAAACAAAAGATACGGTATACAGAGATATAAGGGTCTTGGAGAGATGAATCCCGAACAGCTGTGGGAAACAACAATGGATCCTGAAGTAAGAACTCTGCTGAAAGTATCACTGGAGGATGCCACATACGCAGATAAAATGTTTAATGTACTGATGGGAGATAAAGTAGAGCCTAGAAGACAATTTATAGAAGAACATGCACAGTATGTAAGAAACTTAGATATCTAA
- the gyrA gene encoding DNA gyrase subunit A, with the protein MSIKETEILAEKPIYIEDEIKASYLDYSMSVIVSRALPDVRDGLKPVHRRILFAMNELGMTYDKPYKKSARIVGEVLGKYHPHGDSAVYGAMVRLAQEFNTRYLLINGHGNYGSIDGDGAAAMRYTEARMAKISNELLEDIDKNTIDFRKNFDESLDEPTVLPAKLPNLLLNGATGIAVGMATNIPPHNAGEVCDGIVAMIENPDITIDELITYITGPDFPTGGIINGRSGIIEAYKTGRGKVRVAGKIKIEESKNGKESIIVNELPYQVNKARLIERIAELVRNKKLTGISDLRDESDRDGIRVVIELKRGEESELILNSLYKYTDLQNTFGIIFLALVDNAPRVLNLKEILQNYLKHRYSVVTRRTKFELDKAEKRAHILEGFKIALDNIDEVIKIIRGSQDGNEAKDKLMAGFAFSEVQAKAILDMRLQRLTGLERGKIEEEYKELMLLIEELKAILSDPDKIYAIIKEEVKKIKEDFSDPRRTEIRDARVEIGIEDLIKDEEVVVTLTDKGYVKRTPIDVYRAQKRGGIGVSATNILEDDIIKDMYIAKNLDSLLIFTTKGKVHDIKVYEIPEASKQARGRLISNIIKLQEDEMVSTIIKVREFEKDKDIFFVTRKGVVKKTNLELFASINKAGIKAIGLKDDDELIFAGLTSGTLKDEIFLATREGFAIRFSENDVRSMGRTASGVKGITLRPEDVIVAGAIIYASEDLSGKTILTISEEGYGKRTKLEEYRLQSRGGKGITNLKKNTKTGKISDVKIVDDSSEIMLITSEGTLIRTQVNSISIIGRATSGVRIMKVRENEKVASTVKITPEIE; encoded by the coding sequence ATGTCAATAAAAGAAACAGAAATTCTAGCGGAAAAGCCGATATATATAGAAGATGAGATAAAAGCGTCTTATCTGGATTATTCCATGAGTGTAATTGTAAGCCGGGCTCTTCCTGATGTAAGGGACGGTCTAAAGCCGGTCCACAGAAGGATTTTATTTGCAATGAACGAGCTTGGAATGACCTATGATAAGCCCTATAAAAAGTCAGCAAGAATCGTCGGGGAAGTTTTGGGTAAATATCACCCGCACGGAGATTCGGCAGTATACGGAGCAATGGTAAGACTGGCTCAGGAATTCAATACCAGATACCTTTTGATAAACGGTCACGGAAACTACGGTTCAATTGACGGTGACGGAGCCGCGGCAATGAGATATACAGAAGCAAGAATGGCAAAAATATCAAACGAGCTGCTGGAAGATATAGATAAAAATACTATTGATTTCAGAAAGAACTTTGATGAAAGTCTGGATGAACCGACAGTACTTCCTGCAAAACTTCCGAATTTGCTTCTTAACGGAGCTACGGGAATAGCAGTAGGTATGGCTACGAATATACCTCCTCATAATGCAGGAGAAGTATGTGACGGAATAGTGGCAATGATAGAAAATCCTGATATAACAATAGACGAACTGATAACATATATAACAGGACCTGATTTTCCTACAGGCGGAATTATAAACGGAAGAAGCGGAATAATAGAAGCTTATAAAACAGGAAGAGGAAAAGTAAGAGTAGCAGGAAAAATAAAAATAGAAGAAAGTAAAAACGGTAAGGAGTCAATTATAGTAAATGAGCTTCCTTATCAGGTAAATAAAGCAAGACTTATAGAAAGAATCGCAGAGTTAGTAAGAAATAAAAAGCTGACAGGAATATCCGATCTGAGAGATGAATCAGACAGAGACGGAATAAGAGTAGTAATAGAACTGAAAAGAGGCGAAGAAAGTGAATTAATACTAAACAGCCTCTACAAATATACTGATCTGCAGAATACTTTCGGTATAATATTTCTGGCTCTTGTTGATAATGCACCAAGAGTACTGAATCTGAAAGAAATACTTCAAAATTATCTGAAACACAGATATTCGGTAGTAACCAGAAGAACTAAGTTTGAGCTGGATAAGGCCGAAAAAAGAGCGCATATATTGGAAGGGTTTAAAATAGCTCTGGATAATATAGACGAAGTAATAAAAATAATCAGAGGATCACAGGACGGAAATGAAGCCAAGGATAAATTAATGGCAGGTTTTGCTTTTTCCGAAGTTCAGGCAAAAGCAATTCTTGATATGAGATTACAAAGGCTGACAGGTCTGGAACGTGGAAAAATAGAAGAAGAGTATAAAGAATTAATGTTATTAATAGAAGAATTAAAAGCTATTTTAAGTGATCCGGATAAAATTTATGCTATAATAAAAGAGGAAGTAAAGAAAATAAAAGAAGATTTTTCTGATCCTAGAAGAACTGAAATAAGAGACGCAAGGGTAGAAATAGGAATAGAGGATCTTATTAAGGATGAGGAAGTAGTAGTTACACTTACAGATAAAGGTTATGTAAAAAGAACTCCTATTGATGTGTACAGAGCACAAAAAAGAGGAGGAATCGGAGTAAGTGCTACAAATATCCTTGAGGACGATATAATAAAAGATATGTATATCGCTAAAAATCTGGATTCTTTACTGATTTTTACAACAAAAGGAAAAGTGCATGACATAAAAGTCTATGAAATACCTGAGGCAAGCAAGCAGGCAAGAGGAAGACTGATAAGCAATATTATAAAGCTTCAGGAAGACGAAATGGTCAGTACAATAATAAAAGTAAGAGAATTTGAAAAGGATAAGGATATATTCTTTGTGACAAGAAAAGGAGTTGTCAAGAAAACGAATCTTGAGCTTTTTGCCAGCATAAATAAAGCCGGTATAAAAGCTATAGGATTAAAAGATGACGACGAGCTGATTTTCGCAGGACTGACTTCCGGAACATTGAAAGATGAAATATTCCTTGCTACAAGAGAAGGTTTTGCTATAAGATTCTCTGAAAATGATGTAAGAAGTATGGGAAGAACAGCATCAGGAGTTAAGGGTATAACATTAAGACCTGAGGATGTAATAGTTGCCGGTGCGATAATTTATGCTTCAGAAGATCTGAGCGGAAAAACAATACTTACTATCAGTGAAGAAGGATACGGAAAAAGAACAAAGCTGGAAGAATACAGATTACAGTCACGTGGAGGAAAAGGAATAACAAACTTAAAGAAAAATACTAAAACAGGTAAAATATCCGATGTAAAAATAGTAGATGACAGTTCTGAAATTATGCTGATAACTTCTGAAGGAACATTAATAAGAACACAGGTAAATTCTATATCTATAATAGGAAGAGCAACATCAGGAGTCAGAATAATGAAAGTAAGAGAAAATGAAAAAGTAGCATCAACAGTAAAAATAACACCAGAAATCGAATAA